One window of Parambassis ranga chromosome 3, fParRan2.1, whole genome shotgun sequence genomic DNA carries:
- the ppfia1 gene encoding liprin-alpha-1 isoform X3: MMCEVMPTISEAEGPSGGGGSGRRGSGSPLQSDSEGHFESLMVSMLEERDRLLETLRETQENLGLTQGKLHEVSHERDSLQRQLNTALPQEFAALTKEVNVCREQLLEKEEEIAELKAERNNTRLLLEHLECLVSRHERSLRMTVVKRQAQSPAGVSSEVEVLKALKSLFEHHKALDEKVRERLRVALERCSALEEQLTISHKELAYLREQSSQKRGLADGTSEVNHNSESTPSTNGKRSSDGSLSQEEECGSRFGKVGELQEVVDRQTADLGQMKERMAAMASRVNELEEDLDTARKDLIKSEDMNTRLQRDLRESMAQKEDMEERITTLEKRYLAAQREATSVHDLNDKLENEVANKESLYRQTEERNRQLQEKLELAEQKLQQTIRKAETLPEVEAELAQRVAALTKAEERHGNVEERLRQLEAQLEEKNQELLRARQREKMNEEHNKRLSETVDKLLSESNERLQLHLKERMSALEDKNGLIRELEHTKKLIEESHHEKEQLLIQIETMRAENEQGRSRSNSLLHGRSQLGSTPDFRYPVSASSVMDGNSDHYDGSLVLRRPQKGRVAALRDEPSKRHVQTLNEQEWERMQQANVLANVAQAFESDMDASDLEEDRETIFSSVDLLSPAGQADAQTLALMLQEQLDAINNEIRMIQEEKESTAIRAEEIECRVGSGDSLGGRFRSMSSIPPSLCAGSSLGGSPPDSGHSTPRRIPRSPNRELDRMGVMTLSAQDDKATIRCETSPPTTPRSMRLNREAGHAASHEDIRDIRGLTGLLDGQGSNPSSSNSSQDSLNKAAKKKSIKSSIGRLFGKKEKGRPSIPGKDSPSQAGTPEAEGSPKDGLGMGTLGGPAEKNRKLQKNPKTGHELLEEARRQGLPFAQWDGPTVVVWLELWVGMPAWYVAACRANVKSGAIMSALSDTEIQREIGISNPLHRLKLRLAIQEIVSLTSPSAPPTSRTTTGNVWVTHEEMESLAATPPTEDDEGSWAQTLAYGDMNHEWIGNEWLPGLGLPQYRSYFMESLVDARMLDHLTKKDLRGQLKMVDSFHRNSFQCGVMCLRRLNYDKNELERRREESQLDNKDVLIWSNERLISWVQSIGLKEYSANLYESGVHGALLALDDTFDHNSLALLLQIPTQNTQARAALEREYSSLLALSADRRVDEDDDKNFRRAPSWRKKFRPKDMRGVSLGVSDTLPANFRVTSSSAVSPSTQPKRSPMDGSQSIQRLDTATVRTYSC; the protein is encoded by the exons GAGTTTGCTGCACTAACAAAGGAGGTGAATGTGTGCCGGGAGCAGCTTctggagaaagaagaggagattGCAGAATTGAAGGCTGAGAGAAACAACACACGG CTCCTGTTGGAGCACTTGGAGTGCCTGGTGTCTCGCCACGAGCGTAGTCTGAGGATGACGGTGGTGAAGAGGCAGGCTCAGTCTCCAGCAGGCGTCTCAAGCGAAGTGGAAGTTCTCAAAGCCCTCAAGTCACTTTTTGAACACCACAAAGCCCTTGATGAGAAG GTCAGGGAGCGACTACGTGTTGCTTTGGAAAGATGCAGTGCATTAGAGGAGCAGCTCACCATCTCACACAAAGAA CTGGCTTACCTCAGGGAGCAGAGCAGTCAGAAGAGAGGGCTGGCAGATGGAACCAGCGAGGTCAACCACAACTCTGAAAGCACACCAAGCACCAATGGCAAG CGTTCCTCAGACGGGTCACTgagtcaggaggaggagtgtggctCTAGGTTCGGAAAGGTGGGTGAGCTCCAGGAGGTCGTGGACCGTCAGACGGCTGATTTGGGCCAGATGAAGGAGCGCATGGCTGCCATGGCGTCGCGTGTCAACGAGCTGGAGGAGGACCTGGACACAGCCCGAAAAGACCTCATCAAGTCCGAAGACATGAATACACGGCTACAGAGAGACCTCAGAGAG TCGATGGCTCAAAAAGAAGACATGGAGGAGAGGATCACCACCCTGGAGAAACGCTACCTGGCAGCTCAGCGGGAGGCAACCTCCGTCCATGACCTTAACGACAAATTAGAGAATGAAGTGGCCAATAAGGAGTCCCTCTACAGACAG acTGAGGAGAGAAACCGGCAGCTCCAGGAGAAGCTGGAACTGGCtgagcagaagctgcagcagaccaTCCGCAAGGCAGAGACGCTGCCTGAGGTGGAGGCCGAGCTCGCACAGAGGGTCGCTGCCCTCACAAAG GCAGAAGAACGACACGGCAACGTGGAGGAAAGATTGAGGCAGCTGGAAGCccagctggaggagaagaacCAGGAACTGCTCAGG GCACGACAACGAGAGAAAATGAACGAGGAGCACAACAAGCGCCTGTCTGAGACTGTGGATAAACTGCTGTCCGAGTCCAACGAGAGGCTCCAGCTTCACCTCAAGGAGAGGATGTCTGCTCTGGAGGATAAG AATGGCCTGATAAGAGAACTGGAGCACACGAAAAAGTTGATTGAGGAGTCTCACCATGAGAAG GAGCAGCTCCTGATCCAAATTGAGACGATGAGGGCAGAAAACGAGCAGGGCAGGAGCAGGAGCAACTCCTTACTACACGG GCGGTCTCAGCTGGGTAGCACCCCAGACTTCAGGTATCCAGTGTCGGCCTCCTCAGTGATGGACGGTAACTCTGACCATTACGACGGTTCTCTCGTACTGAGGCGACCTCAGAAAGGACGAGTGGCAGCGCTTCGGGATGAACCATCCAAG CGACAT GTCCAGACTTTGAATGAGCAGGAGTGGGAGCGCATGCAGCAGGCTAATGTGCTGGCTAACGTAGCCCAGGCCTTCGAGAGCGACATGGatgcctcagacttggaggagGATCGAGAGACGATTTTTAGCTCTGTGGACCTGCTGTCTCCTGCAGGCCAGGCTGACGCACAGACCCTCGCCTTAATGCTGCAGGAGCAGCTGGATGCCATCAACAATGAAATCAG AATGAtccaggaggagaaggagagcacAGCTATCCGGGCAGAGGAGATTGAGTGCCGCGTTGGCAGCGGTGACAGTCTGGGAGGACGTTTCCGCTCCATGAGCTCCATCCCTCCGTCGCTGTGTGCAGGCTCCTCTCTGGGTGGCTCTCCGCCTGACTCGGGTCACTCCACCCCCAGACGCATCCCCCGCAGCCCCAACAGAGAACTGGACCGCATGGGTGTCATGACCTTG TCTGCTCAGGATGACAAGGCCACTATCCGATGTGAGACGTCACCGCCCACGACTCCACGCTCTATGCGCCTGAACAGAGAGGCCGGGCACGCCGCTAGTCATGAAGACATCAGAGACATTCGAGG CCTGACAGGCCTGCTGGACGGCCAAGGCAGTAaccccagcagcagcaacagcagccaaGACTCTCTGAACAAAGCGGCCAAGAAGAAGAGCATCAAGTCTTCCATCGGACGCCTCTTTGGGAAGAAGGAGAAGGGCCGACCCAGCATTCCCGGCAAGGACTCACCCAGCCAAG cggGCACTCCTGAGGCAGAGGGCTCTCCGAAGGACGGGTTAGGCATGGGCACCCTCGGGGGTCCTGCAGAGAagaacaggaagctgcagaaGAA TCCAAAGACCGG GCATGAATTACTGGAAGAGGCTCGCCGGCAGGGCCTGCCGTTCGCCCAGTGGGACGGACCAACCGTTGTGGTTTGGCTGGAG CTGTGGGTGGGCATGCCAGCCTGGTACGTGGCTGCATGTCGTGCGAACGTGAAGAGCGGAGCCATCATGTCGGCGCTCTCGGACACGGAGATCCAGCGGGAGATCGGAATCAGCAACCCGTTACATCGCCTGAAACTCCGCCTGGCCATCCAGGAGATCGTGTCTCTGACCAGCCCCTCTGCCCCACCCACCTCCAGAACG ACCACAGGAAACGTTTGGGTCACACATGAAGAGATGGAGAGTTTGGCAGCCACGCCTCCTACG GAGGATGACGAGGGCAGCTGGGCCCAG ACTCTGGCGTACGGCGACATGAACCACGAGTGGATCGGTAACGAGTGGCTGCCCGGCCTGGGCCTGCCGCAGTACCGCTCCTACTTCATGGAGTCCCTGGTGGACGCCCGCATGCTGGACCACCTCACCAAGAAGGACCTCAGGGGACAGCTCAAAATGGTGGACAGCTTCCACAG GAACAGTTTCCAGTGTGGCGTGATGTGTCTGAGGAGGCTCAACTACGACAAGAATgagctggagaggaggagggaggagtccCAGCTCGATAACAAAG ATGTGCTGATTTGGAGCAACGAGCGCCTCATCAGCTGGGTTCAGTCCATCGGCCTCAAAGAGTACAGCGCCAACCTTTATGAGAGCGGAGTTCACGGAGCGCTGCTCGCCCTCGACGACACCTTCGATCACAACTCCctggccctgctgctgcagatccCCACCCagaacacacag GCCCGAGCCGCTCTGGAGCGTGAATACAGCAGCCTGCTGGCCCTCAGCGCAGACCGGAGGGTGGACGAG GACGATGATAAGAACTTCCGCCGCGCTCCTTCGTGGAGGAAGAAGTTCAGACCCAAAGACATGCGGGGGGTGTCGCTGGGTGTGTCCGACACGCTGCCCGCTAACTTCAGAGTGACCAGCAGCAGCGCGGTGTCGCCCTCCACGCAGCCAAAGAGGAGCCCAATGGACG